Proteins found in one Seonamhaeicola sp. S2-3 genomic segment:
- a CDS encoding UDP-3-O-(3-hydroxymyristoyl)glucosamine N-acyltransferase, producing the protein MKFPQPQTLKTISQLIDCEYIGADEFPVTGMNEIHVVEAGDIVFVDHPKYYDKALNSAATIILINKKVDCPKGKALLISDDPFRDFNKLSNHFKPFQSANSQISNSAIIGEGTVIQPNCFIGNNVKIGKNCIIHSNVSIYDDAIIGDNVTIHAGTVLGANAFYYKKRTEGFDRLLSCGKVVIENNVDLGAACTVDRGVTGDTTIKEGTKIDNLVQIGHDTVIGKKCLIASQVGIAGCVVIEDEVTIWGQVGITSGITIGAKAVISAKSGVSKSLEGGKNYFGIPADDIRSKYKEIASIKKIPEILDILKNQ; encoded by the coding sequence TTGAAATTCCCACAACCACAAACCCTTAAAACCATATCGCAACTAATTGATTGTGAATATATAGGAGCAGATGAATTTCCAGTAACTGGCATGAATGAAATTCATGTTGTTGAAGCTGGAGATATCGTTTTTGTAGATCATCCAAAGTATTATGATAAAGCCTTAAACTCTGCTGCAACTATTATTTTAATTAATAAAAAAGTAGATTGTCCCAAAGGTAAAGCACTACTTATTAGTGATGATCCTTTTAGAGATTTTAACAAACTCTCTAATCATTTTAAACCTTTTCAATCGGCTAATTCACAAATATCAAATTCAGCTATTATTGGAGAAGGCACTGTAATACAGCCAAATTGTTTTATTGGTAATAATGTAAAAATTGGTAAAAACTGTATAATTCACTCTAATGTTAGTATTTATGATGATGCTATTATAGGAGATAACGTTACTATTCACGCGGGTACAGTTTTGGGGGCTAATGCTTTCTACTACAAAAAACGTACTGAAGGTTTTGATAGATTGCTATCATGCGGAAAGGTTGTTATAGAAAACAATGTAGATTTAGGAGCTGCTTGTACTGTAGATAGAGGTGTTACTGGAGACACAACCATTAAAGAAGGAACCAAAATTGATAACCTAGTTCAAATTGGTCATGATACGGTTATTGGTAAAAAATGTTTAATAGCTTCACAAGTTGGTATTGCAGGTTGTGTTGTTATTGAAGATGAAGTAACCATTTGGGGGCAAGTAGGTATTACAAGCGGAATTACTATAGGTGCTAAAGCTGTTATATCAGCCAAATCTGGTGTTAGCAAATCGTTAGAAGGTGGTAAAAATTACTTTGGAATTCCTGCAGATGATATTAGAAGTAAATATAAAGAAATAGCATCTATAAAAAAGATACCTGAAATTTTAGATATTTTAAAAAACCAGTAA
- the efp gene encoding elongation factor P, with protein sequence MATTSDIRNGLCIRYNHDIYKIIEFLHVKPGKGPAFVRTKLKSVTTGKIIDNTFSAGHKLDDVRVETHKFQYLYNEGETYHFMNTEDYSQIELQKSALDSPGLMKEGEVVTVLINSEDGMPLSVEMPANVILEVTHTEPGVKGNTATNATKPATVETGATVNVPLFINEGDKIKVETEKGTYKERIKE encoded by the coding sequence ATGGCTACTACAAGTGATATTAGAAATGGATTATGTATTAGATATAATCACGATATTTATAAAATAATTGAATTTTTACACGTTAAACCAGGTAAAGGACCTGCGTTTGTAAGAACCAAACTTAAAAGTGTTACTACAGGAAAAATAATTGACAATACATTTTCTGCAGGTCATAAGTTAGATGACGTTCGTGTAGAAACTCATAAATTTCAATATTTATACAATGAGGGAGAAACCTATCATTTTATGAATACTGAAGATTATTCTCAAATTGAACTTCAAAAATCTGCTTTAGATAGTCCAGGTTTAATGAAAGAAGGTGAAGTTGTAACCGTACTTATTAATTCAGAAGATGGTATGCCGCTTTCAGTAGAAATGCCTGCTAATGTTATTTTAGAGGTAACGCATACAGAACCTGGTGTAAAAGGAAATACGGCTACAAACGCTACTAAACCAGCAACCGTTGAAACCGGAGCAACAGTTAACGTACCTTTATTTATTAATGAAGGCGATAAAATTAAGGTTGAAACCGAAAAGGGAACTTATAAAGAACGCATAAAAGAATAA